GGCCCGCGCCCTTTGCCACGATGATGCTGGCCGAAATGGGCGCAGAGGTGATCGTGATCCACCGCCCCGGTGCCGGCAATCCCGTGGCGGGCGCCAAGAACTTGCTCGACCGTGGCAAGCGGTCCATCGTGCTGGATCTTAAAACCACAGCGGATATCGCCATTGCCCGCGCCCTGATTGAACGCGCGGATGCGCTGATCGAGGGATTTCGCCCCGGCGTGATGGAGCGGCTGGGTCTGGGGCCAGAGACGATGCAGGCCGCCAACCCGCGCCTTGTCTATGGGCGCATGACCGGCTGGGGGCAGGACGGGCCGCGCGCCCATGAGGCGGGGCATGATCTCAACTATATCGCCACCTCCGGCGCGCTCTGGTATGCGGGCGCGCCCGGTACACCGCCGCAGACGCCCGCTACCCTTGTGGGCGATGTGGGCGGCGGCGCGCTTTATCTTTTGGCCGGGATGCTGGCAGGTCTGATCCGCGCCGCGCGCACCGGACAGGGCACCGTGGTGGATGCGGCCATTGTCGATGGCTCGGCGCATATGATGGCGCTTTTGATGTCGATGATGCCCACCGGTAACCTCAGCATGACGCGCGGTCAAAGCCTGCTTGATGGCCCACATTGGAGCCGCGTCTACGCCTGCGCGTGCGGCGGCTGGCTCACGGTGCAATGCCTTGAGCCACAGTTCTACGCCGCGTTCCTGTCCCGCCTTGGCCTATCGGACGATCCTCATCTCGCGGCGCAGCACGACCGCGCGCAATGGCCCGAACAGGGGGCCAGATTGGCCGCCCTCTTTGCCGCGCAGCCGCTGGCACATTGGGCCGAGGTCTTTGCCGGGTCGGATGCTTGCGTCGCGCCGGTTTTGCGCCCCGATCAGGCCGCACAAGATCCGCATATGGCAGCGCGTGGCGTCTGGCAGGAGGATGGTGGCGGCCTTAGCCCCACCCCCGCCCCCCGGTTTGACGGTCAACGCCACAGCGTCGCCCCACCACCCACACGCGGAGAGCACAGCGCCGAAATTCGCGCTTGGCTTGATGCGCCCCTCTGACCCTAGGCAAAAGGACCGCCCTATGCCCATTTACGTCGATGCTGATGCCTGCCCAGTCAAGGACGAGGTCGAGCGTGTCGGCACGCGGCACGGGCTGCGGATATTTGTGGTCTCGAACGGCGGTCTGCGCCCATCGCGCAATCCGCTTGTCGAGATGGTGATTGTGCCCGACGGCCCCGACGTGGCCGATATGTGGATCGCCGAGCGCGCGGGGACAGGCGATGTGGTCATCACCGGGG
The nucleotide sequence above comes from Roseovarius mucosus. Encoded proteins:
- a CDS encoding CaiB/BaiF CoA transferase family protein codes for the protein MLSGLRVVEFEGLGPAPFATMMLAEMGAEVIVIHRPGAGNPVAGAKNLLDRGKRSIVLDLKTTADIAIARALIERADALIEGFRPGVMERLGLGPETMQAANPRLVYGRMTGWGQDGPRAHEAGHDLNYIATSGALWYAGAPGTPPQTPATLVGDVGGGALYLLAGMLAGLIRAARTGQGTVVDAAIVDGSAHMMALLMSMMPTGNLSMTRGQSLLDGPHWSRVYACACGGWLTVQCLEPQFYAAFLSRLGLSDDPHLAAQHDRAQWPEQGARLAALFAAQPLAHWAEVFAGSDACVAPVLRPDQAAQDPHMAARGVWQEDGGGLSPTPAPRFDGQRHSVAPPPTRGEHSAEIRAWLDAPL